A window from Bufo bufo chromosome 1, aBufBuf1.1, whole genome shotgun sequence encodes these proteins:
- the LOC121005808 gene encoding E3 ubiquitin-protein ligase TRIM11-like produces MASADLKAELLCPICLHTYTDPVMLRCGHNFCRVCIDRVLDIQDESGVYTCPGCREEFQKRPALMRNLGLRNIMENLLVTKHKETETGICCTYCVDSPVPAVKSCLHCEASLCEKHLRVHSKSSEHVLSDPSTSLENRKCSVHKKILEYFCTEDSAFICVSCSLVGEHLGHRVEMLDEASEKKKRKLRNIFQKLSTKREETEGRVQNLEERWRKAQEKASKEAERVTALFTDIRRQLDDLEKRVLSEISRQEMEESLSFSSLIQKLEIKKDELSGRMRHIEELCNMTDPLTVLQEPDTGDLCDPEDEGGDEDINRCLYDVGDLDVAVISDKLHTLCDIITDIRRGIYVEGSGDILLDVNTAANNILISDDLKSATWTQNNQNSPETADRFQKNQVMSSRGFTSGRHYWDVESSRSVGWRVGMCYPSIDRRGRQSFIGDNNKSWSLRRYYNQYLVKHDGKDIRLPDKIFSNRFRICLDYEAGQLSFYELCDPIRHLHTFTATFTEPLHAALSVWRNSIKISGGSRNWEKPS; encoded by the coding sequence ATGGCGTCTGCTGATCTGAAAGCTGAGCTGCTCTGCCCCATCTGTCTGCACACCTATACAGATCCTGTAATGCTGAGATGTGGACACAACTTCTGCCGGGTCTGTATTGATCGTGTACTGGATATACAGGACGAGTCTGGGGTTTATACCTGTCCTGGATGCAGAGAAGAGTTTCAGAAGCGGCCTGCACTGATGAGGAACTTAGGTCTGCGTAACATTATGGAGAATTTATTGGTTACTAAACATAAAGAGACGGAAACTGGGATCTGCTGCACTTACTGTGTGGACTCTCCTGTACCTGCTGTTAAATCCTGTCTACACTGTGAGGCTTCTCTGTGTGAGAAACACCTGAGAGTTCACAGCAAGTCATCAGAACACGTCTTATCTGACCCCAGCACTTCCCTGGAGAACAGGAAATGTTCTGTCCATAAGAAGATCCTGGAGTATTTCTGCACTGAGGACTCTGCTTTTATCTGTGTGTCCTGTAGTTTGGTTGGAGAACATCTGGGACACCGGGTGGAGATGCTGGACGAGGCCTCTGAGAAGAAGAAAAGGAAACTGAGAAATATTTTCCAGAAACTGTCCACAAAGCGAGAGGAGACTGAGGGAAGAGTCCAGAACCTGGAGGAACGCTGGAGAAAAGCTCAAGAAAAAGCATCTAAAGAAGCAGAGAGAGTCACTGCCCTGTTTACAGACATCAGGAGACAACTGGACGACCTGGAGAAGAGGGTCCTGAGTGAGATCTCCAGGCAGGAAATGGAAGAATCACTCTCATTTTCTTCTCTGATCCAGAAGCTGGAAATAAAGAAGGACGAGCTGTCCGGGAGGATGAGACATATTGAGGAGCTCTGTAACATGACTGATCCACTGACTGTCTTACAGGAACCAGATACAGGTGACTTGTGTGATCCTGAGGATGAAGGAGGAGATGAGGACATAAATAGATGTCTTTATGATGTAGGTGATCTGGATGTAGCTGTGATCTCAGACAAATTACATACATTATGTGACATAATAACAGATATAAGGAGAGGGATCTATGTGGAGGGTTCTGGAGACATATTATTGGATGTAAACACAGCTGCTAATAACATCCTTATATCAGACGACCTGAAATCTGCAACCTGGACACAAAATAATCAGAATAGTCCAGAAACAGCAGATAGATTCCAGAAAAATcaggtgatgagcagcaggggattTACCTCAGGGCGACATTACTGGGATGTGGAGAGCAGTAGATCAGTGGGTTGGAGGGTGGGGATGTGTTATCCCAGTATAGACAGGAGGGGGCGTCAGTCATTCATTGGGGATAATAACAAGTCCTGGAGTTTGAGGAGGTATTATAATCAGTATCTAGTGAAACATGACGGTAAAGATATCCGATTACCTGACAAGATCTTCAGTAATAGATTCAGGATATGTCTGGACTATGAGGCCGGGCAGCTGTCTTTTTATGAGCTGTGTGACCCCATCAGACACTTACACACCTTCACTGCCACCTTCACCGAGCCCcttcatgctgcattatctgtatGGAGAAATTCTATAAAGATATCAGGGGGAAGCAGAAACTGGGAGAAACCTTCATAA